From one Novosphingobium sp. genomic stretch:
- the treY gene encoding malto-oligosyltrehalose synthase, with the protein MTPSFPTATYRLQLHAGFTFADAEAVVPYLATLGISHLYASPIAMAAPGSLHGYDGTDPRRINPELGGEEGLIRLVAALRKRDMGLIVDIVPNHLGVAGDSNALWLDVLAKGRASEYAALFDIDWDRPIALPVLDGPLEEVIAAGRLALMAGGLQLDGGVTYPLRLDDPGVPDGASPDDPETVRAVTLRQHYRLIHWRAANDRLNWRRFFAINDLAGVRVEDETVFTFTHGLILDLFARGLIDGVRVDHVDGLSDPTAYCRRLRQHLEMAGGGRVPYVVVEKILATEEHLPPEWPVEGTTGYDFMREVSGLLHDPRGMRQLATLWARISGRPADFEAEARQGRRDMLCWQFEGQLNACLDSMAALAGDIPTRGMLRRAVEALLEVFPAYRTYGTGSAALPGDAPWRKAARKAMRVPPGEGWVADLILSWLAGDGHANPALKAKAVRRFQQLSAPIAAKGVEDTAFYRHGALLSANDVGFDPAQPALSVDGFHRAIEHRARHHPHAMLTLATHDHKRGPDARARLSVLSTIPGVWEDTVQRWIALAAPVSQGVDPGDLYLLFQALIGAWAGSFDENLLSRLQDWQRKALREARLRSSWEAPDEAYEGLCLDLSAALLGDGAFRDSFARFMETLKAPALAASLAQSALHHLVPGVPDLYQGSECADLSMVDPDNRCPVDFARRSALLSDPAGDAKFALIAHLLRLRRGGHALAQGDYHPLEVTGRRSDHLVAFLRRHGEEMLCCMIAIRLGKVLLGSDGACPPAQWWEDTAVHHDGQAWLARDLLPDRVWSVMSL; encoded by the coding sequence ATGACGCCTTCCTTCCCCACCGCCACCTATCGCCTGCAACTGCACGCCGGTTTCACCTTTGCCGACGCCGAGGCCGTGGTGCCCTATCTGGCAACTCTGGGGATCAGCCATCTCTATGCCTCGCCGATTGCCATGGCTGCGCCGGGGTCGCTGCATGGCTATGACGGGACCGATCCGCGCCGCATCAACCCCGAGCTGGGCGGCGAGGAAGGGCTGATCAGGCTGGTCGCGGCGCTGCGGAAGCGGGACATGGGGCTGATCGTCGATATCGTGCCCAACCATCTGGGCGTGGCGGGTGACAGCAACGCGCTGTGGCTGGATGTTTTGGCCAAAGGCCGAGCCAGCGAATATGCGGCGCTGTTCGATATCGACTGGGATCGCCCGATAGCTCTACCGGTCCTGGATGGCCCGCTGGAAGAGGTCATCGCCGCCGGGCGGTTGGCTCTGATGGCGGGAGGCCTGCAACTGGATGGCGGAGTGACCTATCCGCTGCGCCTCGACGATCCTGGGGTGCCGGATGGGGCATCGCCTGACGATCCCGAAACCGTCCGGGCCGTAACACTGCGCCAGCACTACCGGTTGATCCACTGGCGCGCGGCCAATGATCGGCTCAACTGGCGGCGGTTTTTCGCGATCAACGATCTGGCCGGGGTGCGGGTAGAGGATGAGACGGTCTTCACCTTTACCCATGGCCTGATCCTCGACCTTTTCGCGCGCGGGCTGATTGATGGGGTGCGGGTCGATCATGTCGATGGCCTGAGCGATCCCACCGCCTATTGCCGCCGTCTGCGCCAGCATCTGGAAATGGCCGGAGGTGGCCGCGTGCCCTATGTCGTGGTCGAGAAAATTCTCGCCACCGAAGAACATCTGCCCCCTGAATGGCCGGTTGAAGGCACCACCGGCTATGACTTTATGCGCGAGGTCAGCGGGCTGCTGCATGACCCCAGAGGTATGAGGCAACTCGCCACGCTCTGGGCGCGGATCAGTGGGCGCCCCGCCGATTTTGAGGCAGAGGCAAGGCAAGGGCGCCGCGATATGCTGTGCTGGCAATTCGAGGGACAGCTCAATGCCTGCCTCGACAGCATGGCGGCATTGGCTGGCGATATCCCAACGCGCGGCATGCTGCGCCGCGCGGTCGAAGCGCTGCTTGAGGTGTTTCCAGCCTATCGCACCTATGGCACCGGCAGCGCTGCCCTGCCCGGCGATGCACCCTGGCGCAAAGCGGCGCGCAAGGCGATGCGCGTACCTCCCGGTGAGGGCTGGGTCGCCGATCTGATCCTTTCATGGCTGGCAGGAGACGGGCATGCCAACCCGGCGCTCAAAGCCAAAGCCGTCCGCCGTTTCCAGCAGCTAAGCGCCCCCATCGCCGCCAAGGGTGTGGAGGACACCGCTTTCTATCGCCATGGCGCGCTGCTTTCGGCCAATGATGTGGGGTTCGATCCGGCACAGCCCGCTTTGTCGGTCGATGGCTTCCATCGCGCGATCGAGCATCGCGCCCGCCATCACCCTCACGCCATGCTGACCCTGGCCACCCATGATCACAAGCGCGGCCCGGATGCGCGGGCGCGGCTGTCGGTGCTGAGCACCATCCCTGGCGTGTGGGAAGACACCGTACAGCGCTGGATCGCTCTGGCTGCGCCTGTTTCGCAAGGTGTCGATCCGGGCGATCTCTATCTGCTGTTTCAGGCGCTCATCGGCGCATGGGCGGGCAGTTTCGACGAAAACCTGCTCAGCCGCCTTCAGGACTGGCAACGCAAGGCCCTGCGCGAGGCGCGGTTGCGCTCCTCATGGGAGGCGCCCGATGAGGCCTATGAGGGGCTCTGCCTTGATCTGAGCGCAGCCTTGTTGGGCGATGGCGCGTTTCGCGACAGTTTCGCACGTTTTATGGAGACGCTAAAAGCCCCGGCGCTCGCCGCCAGCCTGGCCCAGAGTGCCCTGCATCATCTGGTGCCCGGTGTCCCCGATCTCTATCAGGGCAGCGAATGTGCCGATCTCAGCATGGTCGATCCCGACAACCGCTGCCCGGTCGATTTCGCAAGGCGTTCAGCACTGCTGTCCGACCCTGCGGGTGATGCGAAATTCGCGTTGATTGCCCATCTTCTGAGGCTGCGGCGTGGAGGGCATGCGCTGGCGCAAGGTGACTATCACCCGCTGGAGGTCACCGGACGCCGCTCCGACCATCTGGTGGCCTTCCTGCGCCGCCATGGCGAGGAGATGCTGTGCTGTATGATCGCCATCCGGCTGGGCAAAGTGCTGCTGGGCAGCGATGGCGCCTGCCCTCCCGCCCAATGGTGGGAGGACACGGCCGTTC